GGGCGGTGCGCGGGGCGAGCCGTTGGGCGGACCAGTGGGTCAGGGGCAGCTGGGCGAGGACGACGAGGAGGGAGGAGAGGGCGAAGAACCAGCCGAGGGCGGCCTGCGATCCGGTGGTGCGCTGCACCTCGGCGGGCAGCGAGAGGTAGAGCTGGTTGTACGCGACGAGGTAGCTGCTGTACGCGAGGCAGAGCAGCAGGAACGGGCGGCGGGCGAAGACGTGGCGCAGCGCGCCGCGGTGTGCGGCCGTCCGGGTGACGGGGGCGCGGTGCGGCATGTGCCGGGCGTGTCCGGCGAGGACGGCGACGAAGACGAGGACGCCGGCGAGGCAGGCGGCCCGGAAGCCGGCGTCGAGCAGGACCAGGAGGGAGCCGAGGAGGGGGCCGAGGAAGGCGCCGGCCTGTCCGGCGGCGGAGAACCGGGCGAGTACGTGGGCGCGAGGGGTGCCGGTGCGCTGTTCGTGCCGGACGGCTTCGCGGGCGGTTTCGGATTCGACGGCGGGTGAGAAGAGTGCGGCGGCGAATCCGGTGAGCAGGACGGCGCCGATGACGGTGGCGGTGGAGTCGGCGAAGGCCAGCCAGCCGAAGCCCGCGATGCGCAGGGCGCAGCCGGTGAGGACGACGGGGCGGGGGCCGTAGCGGTCGGTGAGGGCGCCGCCGATGACGAAGAGGCCCTGCTGGCTGAAGGTGCGGAGGCCGAGGACGAGGCCGATGAGCCAGCCGGCCATGCCGAGGCCGGTTCCGAGGTGGGTGGCGAGGTAGGGCAGGACGGCGTAGAAGCCGGTGTTGAACGCGAACTGGGTGGTGGTGAGGAGGCGGAGGTAGGGGGTGGTGGTGGAGCTCATGCGGGGCGTTTCCGGGTTCCACGGCCTCGTACCGCTGCTGCGGTGAGGGCGGCCAGGGCGCCGAGGACGGCGAGTGCGGCGGCGGGGGCGAGGACGGACCAGGGGGCGCGTTCGGCGTAGGGGAGGTTTTCGGAGAGCATGCGCCCCCATTCGGGTGAGGGGGGTGCGGTGCCGAGGCCGAGGAAGCCGAGGGAGGCGAGGGCCAGGGCGATGGCGGGGATGCGCAGGACGGCGTGGCGGGCGACGGGGGGCAGGACGCCGGGCAGGAGGTGGCGGCGCAGCAGGTGGAGTCGTCCGGCGCCGAGTGCGCGGGCGGCGGTGAGGTGGGGGGCGGCGCGTTCCTGGGCGTACAGGGCGGCGGTGTGGGCGGCGAGGGGTGCCCAGGCGACGGCGGTGACGGCGGCTGCGGCGCTCCAGGGGCCGGGGCCCGCGATGCCGGCGACGACGAGTCCGGTGAGGATCGCGGGCAGGGCGTTGGCGGTCTCGGTGAGGGCTCCGGCGCGTACGGCTCCGAGGGCGAGGCCGATGAGCAGGGTGGCGGCGGAGACGGCGACGGCGGTCAGGACGGTGCGGGCGGCGCCGTGGCCGAGGCGGGCGAGGACGTCGCGGCCGAGGGAGTCCGTGCCGAGGGGGTGGGCGGCGGAGGGGCCGGCGAGGCGGGCGGCGGCGTCGATGTGGAGCGGGTCGCGCAGGAGTCCGGCGAGGGTGACGGCGGCGAAGAGTGCGGCGAGGAGGAGTGCGCCGGTGATCAGGGACCGGCGTGCGCGGGCGGCGGGCGGGACGAGTGCGGGCAGGGCGCCGGCGGTCAGGGCGGGGCCGAGCAGGGCGCGGGAGGTGAGGCGGGCGGCCAGTCCGGCGGCCGTGCCGAGGAGCAGGAGGAGCAGGACGCAGGCCTGGAGGACGGGGAGGTCCTGGGCGAGGGCGGCGGACAGTGCGGTGGAGCCGAGCCCGGGAATGGCGTAGAGGGTTTCGACGGCGACGGCTCCGCCGGTGAGGCCGACGACGACCATGCCGAGCTGGGGCAGCAGTCCGGGCAGGGTGCGACGCAGGGCGTGGCGGGCGGTGCGGTGTCCGGGCAGGCCGGCCGCGGTGGCGGCGCGGGCCCAGGGTTCGGCGAACGCGGCGGGCAGTGCGTCGTCCAGGAGCCGGCCGAGGAGGGCGCCGGCGGGGATGCCCATGGCGAGGGCGGGCAGCACGGTCTGTGCGGGGGTGCCCCAGCCGAGTGCGGGGAGCCAGTCCAGCCGGACGGCGACGACTGCGGCGAGGACGGCGGCGATGAGGAATTCGGGGAGTGCGGCGAGGACGGCGGCGCCGGTGCCCGCTCCGGCGGTGACGATGCGGTGCTGCGTTCCGCGGCGCAGGGTGCGGGCGGCGAGGGCGGCGGCCGTCAGGAGGGCGACGGCGAGGGAGACGCCCATGAGGGTCAGGGAGACCCCGAGGGCGGATATCGCGTCG
This genomic interval from Streptomyces sp. NBC_00464 contains the following:
- a CDS encoding MFS transporter, translated to MSSTTTPYLRLLTTTQFAFNTGFYAVLPYLATHLGTGLGMAGWLIGLVLGLRTFSQQGLFVIGGALTDRYGPRPVVLTGCALRIAGFGWLAFADSTATVIGAVLLTGFAAALFSPAVESETAREAVRHEQRTGTPRAHVLARFSAAGQAGAFLGPLLGSLLVLLDAGFRAACLAGVLVFVAVLAGHARHMPHRAPVTRTAAHRGALRHVFARRPFLLLCLAYSSYLVAYNQLYLSLPAEVQRTTGSQAALGWFFALSSLLVVLAQLPLTHWSAQRLAPRTALVAGLATVAAGFAAVPLTPAGPAGLLPPAALVVLLTLGQMLLVPAARGLVPDLVDDRHLGLATGALSSVSGLAVLGGSAATGALLDAPAPARWAVLAAIPLTGAALALTLPRGVDGKRGGGREVGVGLKASPTRSGGRTP
- a CDS encoding ABC transporter permease subunit, which encodes MKRLAGRLTALLAVVAVIGLLPRLTRTDPALTILHARYADRPPTAETLDAIRAETGLDGGPLHVLGNWLAGLLHGDLGTSWVSGQPVAPDAISALGVSLTLMGVSLAVALLTAAALAARTLRRGTQHRIVTAGAGTGAAVLAALPEFLIAAVLAAVVAVRLDWLPALGWGTPAQTVLPALAMGIPAGALLGRLLDDALPAAFAEPWARAATAAGLPGHRTARHALRRTLPGLLPQLGMVVVGLTGGAVAVETLYAIPGLGSTALSAALAQDLPVLQACVLLLLLLGTAAGLAARLTSRALLGPALTAGALPALVPPAARARRSLITGALLLAALFAAVTLAGLLRDPLHIDAAARLAGPSAAHPLGTDSLGRDVLARLGHGAARTVLTAVAVSAATLLIGLALGAVRAGALTETANALPAILTGLVVAGIAGPGPWSAAAAVTAVAWAPLAAHTAALYAQERAAPHLTAARALGAGRLHLLRRHLLPGVLPPVARHAVLRIPAIALALASLGFLGLGTAPPSPEWGRMLSENLPYAERAPWSVLAPAAALAVLGALAALTAAAVRGRGTRKRPA